Proteins from one Aureimonas sp. SA4125 genomic window:
- a CDS encoding MFS transporter: MALAVGGFAIGTGEFAIMGLLPNVAAGLGVTTPVAGHVISAYALGVVVGAPAIAILAAKMTRRFLLIGLMALFALGNAASALAPDYASLMLFRFLSGVPHGAYFGVAALVAASMVPHHKRTQAVGRVMLGLTVATLIGTPFATFVGQHFGWRSLFAIVGTIGVVTALLIAALLPQDRVKDGASALRELGALRRRQVWLTLGIAAIGFGGMFSVFSYIVATAMDVAGMAESSAPLIMACFGTGMVAGNLVGAWLADRSLMGTIGGMLGLNTGVLVVFALTASSPFMLCACVFLIGCGVAVGPALQTRLMDVAGEAQTLAAALNHSAFNVANALGAWFGGMAIAAGYGFASTGWVGAAMSVGGLAVFALSFAAERRTAAAAA, translated from the coding sequence CTGGCACTGGCCGTCGGCGGCTTTGCCATCGGCACCGGCGAGTTCGCCATCATGGGCCTGCTGCCAAACGTCGCCGCGGGGCTCGGCGTCACGACTCCGGTGGCCGGCCATGTCATCTCGGCCTATGCGCTCGGCGTCGTGGTCGGGGCGCCGGCCATCGCCATTCTCGCGGCCAAGATGACCCGGCGCTTTCTCCTGATCGGCCTGATGGCGCTCTTTGCGCTCGGCAATGCCGCGAGCGCGCTGGCGCCCGATTACGCCAGCCTGATGCTTTTCCGATTCCTGTCGGGCGTGCCGCACGGCGCCTATTTCGGTGTCGCGGCGCTGGTCGCGGCGTCCATGGTGCCGCACCACAAGCGCACCCAGGCGGTCGGCCGGGTGATGCTCGGCCTCACCGTCGCGACGCTCATCGGCACGCCGTTCGCCACCTTCGTCGGCCAGCATTTCGGGTGGCGCTCGCTGTTTGCCATCGTCGGCACGATCGGCGTCGTCACGGCCCTGCTCATCGCCGCCCTGCTGCCGCAGGACAGGGTGAAGGATGGCGCGAGCGCCCTGCGCGAACTCGGCGCCCTTCGCCGCCGCCAGGTCTGGCTGACCCTCGGCATCGCCGCCATCGGCTTCGGCGGCATGTTCTCGGTGTTCAGCTACATCGTCGCGACCGCCATGGATGTCGCCGGCATGGCCGAATCCTCCGCGCCGCTGATCATGGCTTGCTTCGGCACCGGCATGGTCGCCGGAAATCTCGTCGGCGCCTGGCTCGCGGATCGCTCGCTGATGGGGACGATCGGCGGCATGCTGGGGCTCAATACCGGGGTGCTCGTCGTCTTCGCGCTGACGGCGTCGAGCCCGTTCATGCTCTGCGCCTGCGTCTTCCTGATCGGCTGCGGCGTCGCCGTCGGGCCGGCGCTGCAGACGCGGCTGATGGACGTTGCCGGCGAAGCGCAGACGCTCGCCGCCGCCCTCAACCACTCCGCCTTCAACGTCGCCAATGCGCTCGGCGCCTGGTTCGGCGGCATGGCCATCGCCGCCGGCTACGGTTTCGCCTCGACCGGCTGGGTCGGCGCGGCGATGTCGGTCGGCGGCCTCGCCGTCTTCGCCCTGTCCTTTGCGGCCGAGCGGCGTACCGCGGCGGCCGCTGCATGA
- a CDS encoding LOG family protein, which produces MTDDTDRRGTWDPFPSSRLDQERQDEVPSTEQTRSQTYRLAFDDEEFLTSASTRGVRLQLELMKAENGLDEAGILSTVVLFGGARIPEPGKAAWAGRTPEQKARLEANSHYYETARRFARLASLHSAASHGGKEFVIVTGGGPGVMEAGNRGAADVGGVSVALNIVLPHEQAPNPYATPELCFRFHYFAIRKMHFLLRAKAMAIFPGGFGTLDELFEALTLIQTRRMARIPVVLFGKEFWNRVLHLDVLAGEGLIAPDDLNLIQFADTAEEGWEIIRGFYGF; this is translated from the coding sequence ATGACGGACGATACCGATCGGCGCGGCACCTGGGATCCCTTTCCGAGTTCGCGCCTCGACCAGGAACGGCAGGACGAGGTGCCGTCGACAGAGCAGACGCGCTCGCAGACCTATCGCCTCGCCTTCGACGACGAGGAATTCCTGACCAGCGCCTCGACGCGGGGCGTGCGCCTGCAACTCGAGCTGATGAAGGCCGAGAACGGCCTCGACGAGGCCGGCATCCTGTCGACCGTCGTCCTCTTCGGCGGGGCGCGCATCCCCGAGCCGGGCAAGGCGGCATGGGCCGGGCGCACGCCCGAGCAGAAGGCGCGGCTCGAAGCCAATTCGCACTATTACGAAACGGCCCGGCGCTTCGCGCGGCTCGCCTCGCTGCATTCGGCCGCCTCGCATGGCGGCAAGGAGTTCGTCATCGTCACCGGCGGCGGACCGGGCGTCATGGAAGCCGGCAATCGCGGGGCGGCCGATGTCGGCGGCGTGTCCGTCGCGCTGAACATCGTCCTGCCGCACGAGCAGGCGCCGAACCCCTACGCCACGCCCGAGCTCTGCTTCCGCTTCCACTACTTCGCCATTCGCAAGATGCATTTCCTGCTGCGGGCAAAAGCGATGGCGATCTTTCCCGGCGGCTTCGGCACGCTGGACGAACTGTTCGAGGCACTGACGCTCATCCAGACCCGGCGCATGGCGAGGATCCCCGTGGTTCTCTTCGGCAAGGAGTTCTGGAACCGGGTGCTGCACCTCGACGTGCTGGCCGGAGAGGGGCTGATCGCGCCGGACGATCTGAACCTCATCCAGTTCGCCGACACGGCGGAAGAGGGCTGGGAGATCATCCGCGGATTCTACGGATTCTAG
- a CDS encoding transglycosylase SLT domain-containing protein produces the protein MRSASEMVWQALRRAPATLRPVALIALAAPFALSACVSNQQGTKSASLTNPASPSSTPATDAYGYAPVRISAFADGTRVPEPSQKPDAARLAALANGTAPGKTGAVAPSAPPADAVAALAADVAERKASTVAPQPAVVTSEAVTPEAVAVKAAGYAAVEKPSAGARIAAAATALNPVTAVPATIAAVADTAAAVTVAAVETTTKAVDVVSHRINDTFKGTDTITGDAAIDRMIERAAADNGIPSELAYAVVRVESHYNPKAKGSGVYGLSQIQPATARGLGFAGKPSDLFDPQTNLRYGMKYLAGAWQKSGHDVCGAAMKYKGGHRTTKMSRSAAVYCANVKRHMAAIERRRGSANRGTLVAAAQRDQQIALASTAPVAKTVAASAIPGVSTAPLAVGMTVAAGNADRSRRVIQRTTPVAASLGLTD, from the coding sequence ATGCGATCAGCATCGGAAATGGTTTGGCAGGCGCTTCGCCGCGCACCCGCCACCCTTCGTCCCGTCGCCCTGATCGCTCTGGCCGCCCCGTTTGCCCTTTCCGCCTGCGTGTCGAACCAGCAGGGCACCAAGTCCGCCTCGCTGACGAACCCCGCGTCCCCCTCGTCGACTCCCGCCACCGACGCCTATGGATACGCGCCCGTGCGCATCTCGGCCTTTGCCGATGGCACGCGCGTTCCCGAACCGTCGCAGAAGCCCGATGCCGCCAGGCTCGCAGCGCTCGCCAATGGGACGGCGCCAGGAAAGACAGGTGCCGTTGCGCCGAGCGCGCCGCCCGCCGATGCGGTCGCAGCGCTGGCCGCGGACGTTGCCGAGCGCAAGGCGAGCACTGTCGCGCCCCAGCCTGCCGTGGTGACGAGCGAGGCCGTCACCCCTGAGGCCGTTGCGGTCAAGGCGGCAGGCTATGCCGCGGTCGAAAAGCCCTCCGCTGGTGCCCGCATCGCCGCCGCGGCCACCGCGCTCAATCCCGTGACGGCCGTTCCCGCCACCATCGCTGCCGTCGCCGACACCGCCGCCGCCGTGACGGTCGCCGCGGTCGAAACCACGACGAAGGCCGTGGATGTCGTGAGCCACCGCATCAACGATACCTTCAAAGGCACCGACACCATTACCGGCGACGCCGCGATCGACCGGATGATCGAGCGTGCCGCCGCCGACAACGGCATTCCGAGCGAACTCGCCTATGCCGTCGTGCGCGTCGAAAGCCACTACAATCCCAAGGCCAAGGGCAGCGGCGTCTACGGCCTTTCGCAGATCCAGCCGGCGACGGCGCGCGGCCTCGGCTTCGCCGGCAAGCCGAGTGATCTTTTCGATCCCCAGACGAATCTGCGCTATGGCATGAAATATCTTGCCGGCGCCTGGCAGAAGAGCGGCCACGACGTCTGCGGCGCGGCGATGAAATACAAGGGCGGCCACCGCACCACGAAGATGAGCCGCTCGGCCGCCGTCTACTGCGCCAACGTCAAGCGCCACATGGCGGCCATCGAGCGCCGCCGCGGATCGGCCAACCGCGGAACCCTCGTCGCCGCCGCCCAGCGTGATCAGCAGATCGCTCTCGCCTCCACCGCTCCGGTGGCCAAGACCGTCGCAGCGTCCGCCATTCCCGGCGTTTCGACCGCGCCGCTGGCTGTCGGCATGACCGTCGCGGCCGGCAATGCCGATCGCAGCCGCCGTGTCATCCAGCGCACGACGCCCGTCGCCGCCTCGCTCGGCCTGACCGACTGA
- a CDS encoding histidine phosphatase family protein, whose amino-acid sequence MPRCPLPAASALLAATLVAVAPVAADEAGWAALQAPGTHALIRHAAAPGTGDPAGFRIGDCTTQRNLDAAGRAQATRIGAAIRERSVTVGAVISSQWCRARDTADLLNLGPVETGPSLNSFFDDRGKADAASRETMQHLSALGDRKAVLVTHQVNITALTGIYPSSGEIIVVARGSDGGLAVRGRIQAD is encoded by the coding sequence ATGCCTCGCTGTCCTCTTCCCGCTGCCAGCGCCTTACTTGCCGCGACGCTTGTCGCGGTCGCACCCGTCGCGGCCGACGAAGCGGGCTGGGCGGCACTGCAGGCCCCGGGAACCCATGCGCTGATCCGCCATGCAGCCGCGCCCGGTACGGGCGATCCCGCCGGCTTCCGGATCGGCGACTGCACGACGCAGCGCAATCTCGACGCGGCGGGCCGGGCGCAGGCGACGCGCATCGGCGCAGCCATTCGGGAACGGAGTGTCACAGTCGGCGCCGTCATCTCCAGCCAATGGTGCCGCGCCCGCGACACCGCCGACCTGCTCAACCTCGGGCCCGTCGAGACCGGGCCGTCGCTGAACTCCTTCTTCGACGATCGGGGCAAGGCCGATGCCGCGAGCCGCGAGACGATGCAGCACCTGTCGGCTCTCGGCGACCGCAAGGCCGTGCTCGTCACCCACCAGGTGAACATCACCGCGCTGACCGGAATCTATCCTTCATCGGGCGAGATCATCGTGGTCGCGCGCGGCTCCGACGGCGGCCTTGCCGTGCGTGGACGCATTCAGGCGGACTGA
- a CDS encoding pyrimidine 5'-nucleotidase has product MTADTSLRHTADATPGDFADVRDWVFDLDNTLYPRRTNLFAQIDARMTAFVSDFLRLPAEEARVVQKGLYRHHGTTLRGLMTEHAVDPDAFLEFVHDIDYSGVAPDPALGAEIRRLPGRKFIFTNGDRGHAERTARQLGILDDFEDIFDIVAAGLNPKPAQASYDKFVGLFKIDGRRAAMFEDLARNLEVPKLLGMRTVLIVPPAMEELVGDAWEHEGREGAHIDFVTDDLAAFLARIG; this is encoded by the coding sequence ATGACCGCTGACACCTCCCTTCGCCACACCGCCGACGCCACGCCCGGCGATTTCGCCGACGTGCGCGACTGGGTGTTCGACCTCGACAACACGCTATATCCCCGCCGCACCAACCTCTTCGCGCAGATCGACGCGCGGATGACGGCCTTCGTGTCGGATTTCCTGCGGCTGCCGGCGGAGGAGGCGCGCGTCGTCCAGAAAGGGCTCTACCGCCATCACGGCACGACATTGCGCGGGCTGATGACCGAGCACGCCGTCGACCCCGACGCCTTTCTCGAATTCGTCCACGACATCGACTATTCCGGCGTCGCCCCCGACCCGGCGCTCGGCGCCGAAATCCGCCGCCTTCCCGGCCGAAAATTCATCTTCACCAATGGCGACCGCGGTCATGCCGAGCGCACGGCGCGCCAGCTCGGCATTCTCGACGATTTCGAGGACATCTTCGACATCGTCGCCGCCGGGCTCAACCCGAAGCCGGCGCAGGCGAGCTATGACAAGTTCGTCGGCCTGTTCAAGATCGACGGACGGCGCGCGGCGATGTTCGAGGACCTCGCCCGCAATCTCGAAGTTCCAAAGCTTCTCGGCATGCGCACGGTGCTGATCGTGCCGCCGGCGATGGAGGAGCTCGTCGGCGACGCCTGGGAGCACGAGGGCCGCGAGGGCGCCCATATCGACTTCGTCACCGACGATCTCGCGGCGTTTCTGGCACGGATCGGATAG
- a CDS encoding IS5 family transposase produces MRPRERRDSGQSDLFRARLDQIVDMRHPLARLGRVIDWRFLEERFGTVYSDGPGQPPLPTRLMAGLAILKSMHDLSDEALCDRWVENPYFQLFCGEEFFRHALPFDRSSMTRWRQRMGEERLNALVQESLATALRTGAAKPADFTKAVVDTTVQPKAVAHPTDARLMHRARERLVRLAKTLGLDLRQSYARLGKIALIRQQRYAHAKQFKRAGKALRTLRTYLGRVIRDIVRKAKGDAELEAATAQELMLARRVHAGNRNLNRVRGMPRDADLRVFSLHAPEVECIGKGKAHRPYEFGVKVSVATTLTRSKGGQFVTHVAALPGKPYDGHTLAAVIPAIEAQIGATLTRIIADAGYKGHNAPQSHRFKVYTAGQKRGMTDQIRREMRRRSAVEPVIGHLKEDHRMGRNHLAHTIGDAANAVLAAVGYNFRRILAWLSLWLAILWSTLIASTGQNLQPETA; encoded by the coding sequence ATGCGGCCGAGGGAGCGTCGGGACAGCGGTCAGAGCGATCTTTTCCGAGCCCGGCTCGACCAGATCGTCGACATGAGGCACCCGCTGGCCAGGCTCGGCCGGGTGATCGACTGGCGGTTTCTGGAGGAGCGCTTCGGCACGGTCTATTCGGATGGGCCGGGCCAGCCGCCTCTGCCGACGCGGCTGATGGCGGGCCTGGCGATCCTGAAGTCGATGCACGATCTCTCCGACGAGGCGCTGTGCGATCGCTGGGTGGAGAACCCTTACTTCCAGCTCTTCTGCGGCGAGGAATTCTTCCGCCACGCGCTGCCCTTCGACCGCTCGTCGATGACGCGCTGGCGCCAGCGGATGGGCGAGGAGAGGCTGAACGCCCTGGTGCAGGAGAGCCTCGCCACGGCGTTGCGCACCGGCGCTGCCAAGCCCGCGGACTTCACCAAGGCGGTGGTCGACACGACGGTGCAGCCCAAAGCCGTGGCGCATCCGACCGATGCCAGGCTGATGCACCGCGCCCGCGAGCGCCTGGTGCGGCTGGCCAAGACGCTGGGGCTCGATCTGCGCCAGTCCTACGCCCGGCTCGGCAAGATCGCCTTGATCCGGCAGCAGCGCTATGCCCATGCCAAGCAGTTCAAGCGGGCTGGCAAGGCGTTGCGGACCTTGCGGACCTATCTCGGCCGCGTCATCCGCGACATCGTGCGCAAGGCCAAGGGCGACGCCGAGCTCGAGGCGGCCACCGCGCAGGAACTCATGCTCGCTCGGCGGGTCCATGCCGGCAACCGGAACCTCAACCGCGTCAGGGGCATGCCGAGGGATGCCGACCTCAGGGTGTTCAGCCTGCATGCGCCCGAGGTCGAATGCATCGGCAAGGGCAAAGCCCACCGGCCTTACGAGTTCGGCGTCAAGGTCTCGGTCGCCACCACGCTCACGCGCTCCAAGGGCGGCCAGTTCGTCACCCACGTCGCGGCCCTGCCGGGCAAGCCCTATGACGGGCATACGCTGGCCGCGGTCATCCCCGCCATCGAGGCGCAGATCGGCGCGACGCTGACGCGGATCATCGCCGACGCCGGCTACAAGGGCCACAACGCCCCGCAGAGCCACCGCTTCAAGGTCTACACCGCGGGCCAGAAGCGCGGCATGACCGACCAGATCCGCCGCGAGATGCGCCGCCGCTCGGCCGTCGAGCCCGTCATCGGCCATCTGAAAGAAGACCACCGCATGGGCCGCAACCACCTCGCCCACACAATCGGCGACGCCGCCAACGCCGTCCTCGCCGCCGTCGGCTACAACTTCAGACGGATCCTCGCCTGGCTCTCGCTTTGGCTGGCCATTCTCTGGTCAACTCTCATCGCCTCGACAGGCCAAAACCTTCAGCCCGAAACCGCCTGA
- the dapE gene encoding succinyl-diaminopimelate desuccinylase, translating to MLNDIPDLTDPTAILQRLVRYPSVTPADAGALATLEALLVPLGFAVARPVFAEDGTADIENLFARTGSTGPHLVFAGHTDVVPPGDESDWKHPPFAGVIADGELYGRGAVDMKGGIACFVAALGRHTARGGLPWGQVSLLITGDEEGPAINGTAKLLAWAAERGERFDACVVGEPTNPQALGDMIKIGRRGSLSGTVTVRGVQGHVAYPHLADNPVRGLMALMDALLAEPLDAGNARFQASNLEITALDTFGNLSANVIPGRASASFNIRFNDEWTAASLSAEIERRLALAAENRRWRGERDTPLAFEMVWRGNPSDAFLTRDDALTKALSEAVQSVTGRVPALSTSGGTSDARFLKDHCPVVEFGLVGKTMHMSNERVALSDLETLTEIYDAFIARWFAAHA from the coding sequence ATGCTGAACGACATCCCCGACCTCACCGACCCCACCGCCATCCTGCAGCGCCTCGTCCGCTACCCCTCGGTCACACCCGCCGACGCCGGGGCGCTGGCGACTCTGGAGGCCCTGCTGGTTCCGCTCGGCTTTGCCGTCGCGCGTCCCGTCTTCGCCGAGGACGGTACGGCGGACATCGAGAATCTCTTCGCAAGGACGGGCTCCACCGGGCCGCATCTCGTCTTCGCGGGCCACACGGACGTCGTGCCTCCCGGCGACGAGAGCGACTGGAAGCATCCGCCCTTCGCCGGCGTCATCGCGGATGGCGAGCTCTACGGCCGCGGCGCGGTGGACATGAAGGGCGGCATCGCCTGCTTCGTCGCCGCCCTCGGCCGCCACACGGCGCGCGGCGGCCTGCCGTGGGGCCAGGTCTCGCTGCTGATCACCGGCGACGAGGAGGGTCCGGCGATCAACGGCACGGCAAAGCTCCTCGCCTGGGCAGCCGAGCGCGGCGAACGTTTCGACGCCTGTGTCGTCGGCGAGCCGACCAATCCCCAGGCGCTCGGCGACATGATCAAGATCGGCCGGCGCGGCTCGCTCTCTGGCACCGTCACGGTGCGCGGCGTGCAGGGCCATGTCGCCTATCCCCATCTCGCCGACAATCCGGTGCGCGGGCTCATGGCGCTGATGGATGCGCTGCTCGCCGAGCCGCTCGACGCTGGCAATGCGCGCTTCCAGGCCTCGAACCTCGAGATCACCGCGCTCGACACTTTTGGCAATCTCTCCGCCAACGTCATTCCGGGCCGGGCGAGCGCTTCCTTCAACATCCGCTTCAACGACGAATGGACGGCCGCAAGCCTTTCCGCGGAGATCGAGCGGCGGCTGGCGCTCGCCGCCGAGAACCGCCGCTGGCGCGGCGAGCGGGACACGCCGCTCGCCTTCGAGATGGTCTGGCGTGGAAACCCGTCCGACGCCTTTCTGACCCGCGACGATGCGCTGACCAAGGCGCTGTCGGAAGCCGTGCAGTCGGTCACCGGGCGGGTGCCGGCGCTGTCGACCTCCGGCGGCACCTCCGACGCCCGCTTCCTCAAGGATCATTGCCCGGTGGTCGAGTTTGGGCTTGTCGGCAAGACCATGCACATGTCCAATGAGCGGGTGGCCCTTTCCGATCTCGAGACCCTGACGGAAATCTATGACGCCTTCATCGCCCGTTGGTTCGCCGCCCACGCCTGA
- the truA gene encoding tRNA pseudouridine(38-40) synthase TruA has product MPRYKLTIEYDGKRYVGWQRQKNGYSVQEAIETALKGFIGEDVTIFGAGRTDAGVHAAGQVAHVDFAREWDTDTVRDAMNAFLRQETVSILAVERVAEGFDARFSARKRHYLYRIFNRRPPPALLAGQVWWVWKPLDIKAMNESAQSLIGTHDFTTFRSTHCQAKNPVRTLDRLVVFKGPGHEVHIEASAQSFLHNQIRSLAGSLKLIGENRWTTDDLVGALESRDRKRCGPVAPPDGLSLMQVDYAG; this is encoded by the coding sequence ATGCCCCGATATAAACTGACGATTGAATATGACGGCAAGCGCTATGTCGGCTGGCAGCGCCAGAAGAACGGCTATTCCGTGCAGGAAGCCATCGAGACGGCGCTGAAGGGTTTCATCGGCGAGGACGTCACGATCTTCGGCGCCGGACGCACGGATGCGGGCGTTCACGCCGCCGGCCAGGTCGCGCATGTCGATTTCGCCAGGGAATGGGACACCGACACCGTGCGCGACGCGATGAACGCCTTCCTGCGCCAGGAGACGGTATCCATCCTCGCCGTCGAGCGCGTGGCGGAAGGGTTCGACGCGCGCTTTTCCGCCCGCAAGCGGCACTATCTCTACCGCATCTTCAACCGGCGGCCGCCGCCGGCGCTGCTCGCCGGCCAGGTCTGGTGGGTGTGGAAGCCGCTCGACATAAAGGCGATGAACGAATCCGCCCAGAGCCTCATCGGCACGCATGATTTCACCACCTTCCGTTCCACGCACTGCCAGGCGAAGAACCCGGTGCGCACGCTGGATCGGCTCGTCGTCTTCAAGGGACCCGGCCACGAGGTGCATATCGAGGCGTCGGCCCAGTCCTTCCTGCACAACCAGATCCGCTCGCTCGCCGGCTCGCTGAAGCTGATCGGCGAAAACCGCTGGACCACCGACGATCTCGTCGGGGCGCTGGAATCGCGCGACCGCAAGCGCTGCGGCCCCGTCGCCCCGCCGGACGGGCTGTCGCTGATGCAGGTCGACTACGCCGGCTGA
- the argB gene encoding acetylglutamate kinase, translating to MDAHSTNGEQQAALLAEALPFMQAYENKTVVVKYGGHAMGNVALGKTFARDIALLKQSGINPIVVHGGGPQIGAMLSKMGIESRFEHGLRVTDQRTVEIVEMVLAGSINKEIVALINAEGEWAIGLCGKDGNMVFAEKAKKTVMDPDSNIERVLDLGFVGEPVEVDRTLLDLLARSEMIPVLAPVAPGRDGHTYNINADTFAGAIAGALQASRLLFLTDVPGVLDKTGTLIRELSVAEAKTLIRDGTVTGGMIPKVETCIQALDRGVEGVVILNGKTRHAVLLELLTEHGAGTLIVP from the coding sequence ATGGACGCCCATTCCACCAACGGCGAACAGCAGGCGGCACTTCTGGCCGAGGCCCTGCCCTTCATGCAGGCCTACGAGAACAAGACGGTGGTGGTGAAATACGGCGGCCATGCCATGGGCAATGTCGCCCTCGGCAAGACGTTCGCCCGCGACATCGCGCTCCTGAAGCAGTCCGGCATCAACCCGATCGTCGTCCATGGCGGCGGCCCGCAGATCGGCGCGATGCTGTCCAAGATGGGCATCGAGTCGCGTTTCGAGCACGGCCTGCGCGTCACCGACCAGCGCACCGTCGAGATCGTCGAGATGGTATTGGCCGGTTCGATCAACAAGGAGATCGTCGCCCTCATCAATGCCGAGGGCGAGTGGGCGATCGGCCTCTGCGGCAAGGACGGCAACATGGTCTTCGCCGAAAAGGCCAAGAAGACCGTGATGGATCCCGACAGCAACATCGAGCGGGTTCTCGATCTCGGCTTCGTCGGCGAGCCGGTCGAGGTCGACCGGACGCTCCTCGACCTCCTCGCCCGCTCGGAAATGATCCCGGTGCTGGCCCCCGTCGCCCCCGGCCGCGACGGCCACACCTACAACATCAATGCCGACACTTTTGCCGGCGCCATCGCCGGCGCGCTGCAGGCCTCGCGTCTCCTCTTCCTCACCGACGTGCCGGGCGTCCTCGACAAGACCGGCACCCTGATCCGCGAGCTCTCCGTCGCCGAGGCGAAGACGCTCATCCGCGACGGCACGGTCACCGGCGGCATGATCCCGAAAGTCGAGACCTGCATCCAGGCGCTCGACCGCGGCGTCGAGGGCGTCGTCATCCTCAACGGCAAGACACGCCACGCCGTCCTGCTCGAACTCCTGACGGAGCACGGCGCGGGAACGCTGATCGTGCCGTAA
- the dapD gene encoding 2,3,4,5-tetrahydropyridine-2,6-dicarboxylate N-succinyltransferase, which produces MTAHDDLARTIEAAFEARDGISTETTGAVREAVDTALTLLDRGEARVATRGEDGAWTVHQWLKKAVLLSFRLNPMAPVSGGPDGAHWFDKVPAKWAGWGEAEFKAAGFRAVPGAIARRSAFIARDVVLMPSFVNLGAYVGEGTMVDTWASVGSCAQIGKHVHLSGGVGIGGVLEPMQAGPTIIEDNCFIGARSEVVEGCIVREGSVLGMGVYLGQSTKIVDRATGEVFYGEVPPYSVVVAGSMPGKPIGNEPGPGLYCAVIVKRVDERTRSKTSINELLRS; this is translated from the coding sequence ATGACCGCCCATGACGACCTCGCGCGTACCATCGAAGCCGCCTTCGAGGCGCGCGACGGGATCTCCACCGAGACCACGGGCGCCGTTCGCGAGGCCGTCGACACCGCGCTGACGCTCCTCGACCGCGGCGAGGCACGCGTCGCCACGCGCGGCGAGGACGGGGCCTGGACGGTGCATCAGTGGCTGAAGAAGGCGGTGCTCCTTTCCTTCCGGCTGAACCCGATGGCGCCGGTCTCGGGCGGGCCCGACGGCGCCCACTGGTTCGACAAGGTGCCGGCGAAATGGGCCGGCTGGGGCGAGGCCGAGTTCAAGGCCGCGGGCTTTCGTGCGGTACCCGGCGCCATCGCGCGCCGCTCCGCCTTTATCGCCCGCGACGTCGTCCTGATGCCGTCCTTCGTCAATCTCGGCGCCTATGTCGGCGAGGGCACGATGGTCGATACCTGGGCGAGCGTCGGCTCCTGCGCCCAGATCGGCAAGCATGTCCACCTGTCGGGCGGTGTCGGCATCGGCGGCGTGCTGGAGCCGATGCAGGCGGGGCCGACGATCATCGAGGACAACTGCTTCATCGGTGCGCGCTCGGAAGTCGTCGAAGGCTGCATCGTGCGCGAGGGCTCGGTGCTCGGCATGGGCGTCTATCTCGGACAGTCGACGAAGATCGTCGATCGCGCCACCGGCGAGGTGTTCTACGGCGAAGTGCCGCCCTACTCCGTGGTGGTGGCGGGCTCGATGCCCGGCAAGCCAATCGGCAACGAGCCCGGCCCGGGCCTCTATTGCGCGGTCATCGTGAAGCGCGTCGACGAGCGCACGCGGTCGAAGACCTCGATCAACGAGCTGCTGCGCAGCTGA